A genomic region of Dactylococcopsis salina PCC 8305 contains the following coding sequences:
- a CDS encoding DUF1636 family protein, protein MSKHTIFVCSSCAFSLQQKDYLGQRGGKHLSDRLKELRANWQYKDEFIIQEVSCLSACNRPCAVAFAAPNKTTLMFGDLPPITSPSSILRFAEQYFASNDGLIKRQDRPEVLQKGILARIPPLPPLKTPIAPNGSNC, encoded by the coding sequence ATGAGCAAACACACTATATTTGTCTGTAGCTCCTGTGCTTTCTCTCTTCAACAAAAGGATTATTTAGGACAAAGAGGCGGAAAACATTTATCCGATCGCTTAAAAGAATTACGAGCAAACTGGCAATACAAAGATGAATTTATCATTCAAGAAGTTAGTTGTCTGAGTGCTTGTAATCGTCCCTGTGCTGTGGCTTTTGCTGCACCCAATAAAACTACTTTGATGTTTGGTGATTTGCCACCGATAACCAGTCCCTCTTCTATATTGAGATTTGCCGAACAATACTTTGCTAGTAATGATGGACTCATTAAACGTCAAGACCGCCCAGAAGTTTTACAAAAAGGAATTTTAGCCCGTATTCCTCCCTTACCCCCTTTGAAGACTCCGATCGCCCCAAACGGCTCAAATTGCTGA
- the hisI gene encoding phosphoribosyl-AMP cyclohydrolase: MNPLFTARTSVEQVESGFLLAPKFDTNGLIPVVTTDVNTGEVLMHAYMNEEALVKTIETGEAHYYSRSRQQLWHKGQSSGLVQKLQQLAIDDDQDCLWMQVKVAGSGASCHVGYRSCFYRRIATGKSATDSQQPIQLVFTEEEKTFDPKTVYSDALNPTQL; the protein is encoded by the coding sequence ATGAATCCCCTATTTACCGCCCGCACTTCCGTAGAACAGGTTGAGTCTGGTTTCTTACTTGCTCCCAAATTTGATACCAATGGTTTGATTCCAGTAGTTACCACCGATGTCAACACGGGAGAAGTGCTGATGCACGCCTATATGAACGAAGAGGCGTTAGTTAAAACCATTGAAACGGGAGAGGCTCATTATTATAGCCGTAGTCGTCAGCAGTTATGGCATAAAGGTCAATCTAGTGGACTGGTGCAAAAACTACAGCAGTTAGCGATTGATGACGACCAAGATTGTCTGTGGATGCAGGTTAAAGTGGCTGGTTCAGGAGCTAGTTGTCACGTAGGTTATCGTTCTTGTTTTTATCGCCGTATTGCTACGGGAAAAAGTGCTACTGATTCCCAGCAACCAATTCAGTTAGTGTTCACGGAAGAGGAGAAAACATTTGACCCGAAAACAGTTTATAGTGATGCGCTCAACCCGACACAATTGTAA
- the folE gene encoding GTP cyclohydrolase I FolE, whose translation MTLSTQESPSPALPSLETEAQPVVSEEEMRQAVRTLLLGLGEDPDREGLLDTPKRVVKALQFLTSGYHQSIDDLLNGAVFHEDTDEMVLVRDIDLFSSCEHHILPIIGRVHVAYMPNGKVIGLSKLARICEMYGRRLQVQERLTAQIADAIEGLLQPKGVAVVVEATHMCMVMRGVQKPGSWTVSSAMRGVFADDPKTRQEFMSLIQHPQNFR comes from the coding sequence ATGACTTTATCAACCCAAGAATCTCCATCTCCTGCTTTACCTTCTCTAGAAACCGAAGCCCAGCCAGTGGTCTCTGAAGAAGAGATGCGCCAAGCTGTCCGCACTTTATTGCTAGGATTAGGAGAAGACCCCGATCGCGAAGGATTACTCGATACTCCGAAACGAGTGGTTAAAGCCCTTCAATTCCTAACCTCTGGCTATCATCAATCCATAGACGACTTACTCAATGGGGCGGTTTTTCACGAAGATACCGATGAGATGGTCTTGGTTCGAGATATTGATTTATTTAGTTCTTGTGAACACCATATTCTGCCCATTATTGGTCGCGTCCATGTTGCTTATATGCCCAACGGAAAAGTGATCGGATTATCGAAGTTAGCACGGATTTGCGAAATGTATGGGCGACGCTTGCAAGTCCAAGAACGCTTAACGGCTCAAATTGCTGACGCGATTGAGGGATTACTCCAACCCAAAGGAGTAGCAGTTGTGGTCGAAGCAACCCATATGTGTATGGTTATGCGAGGCGTGCAAAAGCCAGGCTCTTGGACAGTTTCTAGTGCCATGCGTGGGGTATTTGCCGACGATCCAAAAACGCGACAAGAATTTATGAGTCTGATTCAACACCCCCAAAACTTCCGATAG
- a CDS encoding type II toxin-antitoxin system HicB family antitoxin: protein MRYLIMLEQTEAGFAVQVPDLAIVTYGDTIEAAKQAAREAIQINLETYREVGQVVPESQSIEYHLDNPELRELVFAYVEVQEPESRIAA, encoded by the coding sequence ATGCGCTATCTCATCATGCTGGAGCAAACTGAAGCTGGATTTGCTGTGCAAGTACCCGATTTAGCGATCGTAACCTATGGAGACACGATTGAAGCAGCAAAACAAGCAGCCCGTGAAGCCATTCAGATTAATTTAGAAACCTATCGAGAAGTCGGGCAAGTCGTACCTGAGAGTCAATCAATTGAATACCATTTGGATAATCCCGAACTTCGGGAGTTGGTGTTCGCCTATGTTGAAGTGCAAGAGCCCGAGTCACGGATAGCAGCGTAA
- a CDS encoding type II toxin-antitoxin system HicA family toxin: MPKRYTSRELIKLAEEYGWELVSVKGDHHNFKHQESRFVVTIVHPQKDVPIGRAVNTVKKIKLEVK; the protein is encoded by the coding sequence ATGCCCAAACGGTACACCAGTCGAGAGTTGATAAAGCTGGCTGAAGAATATGGCTGGGAACTGGTCAGTGTCAAAGGAGACCATCATAACTTTAAGCACCAGGAAAGTCGGTTTGTGGTTACCATTGTGCATCCGCAGAAAGACGTTCCGATCGGACGGGCAGTTAACACCGTGAAGAAAATTAAACTAGAGGTCAAGTGA
- a CDS encoding cyclic nucleotide-binding domain-containing protein: protein MMSAEQNPFPTQPLSFTKQARFIQGQHLPIWKNWAGLIETGVVKTYTWNEQGNTIILGYWGKGELVGQALSVVSPYQVECCTPVEAQQVPATLWSSWGECLSQRCQQSDPPLSPLVGGM from the coding sequence ATGATGAGTGCCGAGCAAAACCCTTTCCCTACACAGCCATTGAGTTTCACGAAACAAGCACGCTTCATACAAGGACAGCATCTACCAATTTGGAAAAATTGGGCTGGGCTGATTGAAACTGGAGTCGTGAAAACTTACACTTGGAATGAGCAAGGAAACACCATTATTTTGGGCTATTGGGGCAAAGGAGAATTAGTTGGTCAAGCCTTATCAGTGGTTTCTCCCTATCAGGTAGAATGTTGCACCCCTGTAGAAGCACAACAAGTTCCTGCGACGCTGTGGTCGAGTTGGGGAGAGTGTTTATCTCAGCGCTGTCAGCAAAGTGACCCCCCTCTTTCCCCCCTAGTAGGGGGGATGTAA
- a CDS encoding metal ABC transporter permease, protein MILETEITRALGLLEFPFMQRALIGGVLTGLMGGILGSFTILRQLSFFSDALGHSALLGISLGLLLGLNPSLILLPFAVIFAFGIAYLLQRTELWTDALLNIVYSSSLAVGIIILSFVDQYKGSINSLLFGDILAVGERDLILSGFLLLCCLAFIGLTLRTQLLLTLNESLAIARGISVSLHRTLFIVLLSLVVAVSIKAVGVLLVSAFVVIPACTARLLSRGFSHYVLFSASFGVFCALLGIILSALFDLPSGPSIVATQFGVFLSAIAVRRA, encoded by the coding sequence ATGATTTTAGAAACCGAAATCACCCGCGCTTTAGGGTTATTAGAATTTCCTTTCATGCAACGCGCCTTGATTGGTGGTGTTCTCACAGGGTTAATGGGAGGAATCTTAGGCAGTTTCACGATTTTAAGACAGTTGTCTTTCTTCAGTGATGCTTTAGGACACTCGGCACTTTTGGGGATTAGTCTGGGGTTACTGTTGGGGTTGAATCCCTCCCTGATTTTGTTACCCTTTGCAGTCATTTTTGCGTTTGGTATTGCCTATCTTTTGCAACGGACAGAACTCTGGACAGATGCGTTACTGAATATCGTTTATTCCTCTTCTCTAGCTGTGGGGATTATTATTCTCAGTTTTGTCGATCAGTACAAAGGAAGCATCAACAGTTTACTCTTTGGGGATATTCTCGCTGTGGGAGAAAGGGATTTAATATTAAGCGGTTTCCTCTTGCTGTGTTGTCTGGCTTTTATTGGTTTAACCTTGCGGACTCAACTGTTACTGACTTTAAATGAATCTCTCGCGATCGCGCGGGGCATTTCCGTTTCCCTTCATCGTACCTTATTTATTGTTCTCCTCTCTTTAGTTGTCGCCGTTTCCATCAAAGCAGTAGGCGTTTTACTCGTCAGTGCTTTTGTGGTGATTCCCGCTTGTACAGCACGATTATTGAGTCGCGGTTTTAGTCATTATGTGTTGTTTTCTGCCAGTTTCGGGGTGTTCTGTGCGCTATTGGGCATTATCCTCTCTGCGCTGTTTGATTTACCTTCGGGTCCGAGTATTGTCGCCACTCAGTTCGGTGTCTTTTTGAGCGCGATCGCAGTGAGAAGAGCTTAA
- a CDS encoding metal ABC transporter ATP-binding protein: MSQPVLEIEDLTVYRGKTPAVEQVSLTLNAGTDTAIIGPNGAGKSTLIQSILGILPRHRGEVYILGHPLTRKGKLDGRVRQQVAYLPQNFGFDQRIPIEVEEFVGLGWHRLSLQFPWSHQKQCRFAVEEALSRVEGLSLRHKPISELSGGETKRVLLAYCLVRPRRLLILDEAPAGLDFRGESDFYQLLYQLKKEQDWAILQISHDLDMVRRHCDRVICFNRNILCQGSPESALSSENLALAYGEEFVRYQHSCRE; this comes from the coding sequence ATGTCCCAACCAGTATTAGAAATTGAAGATTTAACGGTGTATCGCGGAAAAACTCCTGCTGTGGAACAAGTTTCTCTGACCTTAAATGCAGGAACTGACACGGCAATTATCGGCCCCAATGGCGCGGGAAAAAGTACGCTGATCCAGTCTATTTTGGGGATTTTACCTCGTCATCGCGGGGAAGTCTATATCTTAGGACATCCTCTGACGCGCAAAGGAAAGTTAGATGGGCGAGTGCGTCAACAAGTGGCGTATCTTCCCCAGAATTTCGGCTTCGATCAACGGATTCCCATTGAGGTGGAAGAGTTTGTGGGGTTGGGTTGGCATCGTTTGAGTCTCCAATTTCCTTGGTCGCATCAAAAACAATGTCGCTTTGCTGTGGAAGAAGCCTTAAGCCGAGTTGAGGGTCTTTCTCTTCGCCATAAACCGATTAGTGAACTTTCTGGGGGAGAAACGAAGCGGGTGTTACTCGCTTACTGTTTGGTACGCCCACGACGCTTGTTGATTTTGGATGAAGCCCCCGCAGGCTTGGATTTTCGCGGTGAATCAGACTTTTACCAGTTACTGTATCAACTCAAAAAAGAACAGGATTGGGCAATTTTACAGATTTCTCATGATTTAGATATGGTCAGACGACACTGCGATCGCGTGATTTGTTTTAATCGCAATATCTTGTGTCAAGGTTCTCCCGAATCAGCCCTTTCTTCAGAAAATCTCGCTTTGGCTTATGGAGAAGAGTTTGTCCGTTATCAACATTCTTGCAGGGAATAA
- a CDS encoding metal ABC transporter solute-binding protein, Zn/Mn family: MFFQHRSSFLLASLLALGLGSCGPTATSPNESLETNNETAEATSQEELQIVTTFLPMTHFTKAVVRDRAEVTQLLPTNTGPHDYQAKPTDVQTIANADVLVKNGLELEVFLEDMIANANNPDLVVINTSEGVATIAYGEEDGHDHHDHSDHDHDHDHDHDHDHGEKTESHDHEEHGHSHDHGEFDPHVWLDPKRAMEQVKNIRDRVIAIDPEGEAIYTENADAYLEKLKALDEEISEKLSPHAGETFITFHDFASYFAESYNLESQFLVDIPEENPSPEEVKSVINTVKAKGIKTLLSEPQAGENSFSALAKDLDVSISVFDPIETGSSEALQPEYYLEVMRQNVNNLVTGLKQNNQSSLLPEKKGDVSPVAVRF; this comes from the coding sequence ATGTTTTTCCAGCATCGATCGTCATTCCTTCTCGCAAGTCTCCTGGCGTTGGGCTTAGGAAGCTGTGGTCCCACTGCTACTTCTCCTAATGAATCCCTAGAAACGAACAATGAAACAGCAGAAGCAACATCCCAAGAAGAGTTGCAGATTGTAACCACCTTTTTGCCGATGACTCACTTTACCAAAGCAGTAGTGCGCGATCGCGCGGAAGTGACCCAACTACTGCCCACCAATACGGGACCTCACGATTATCAAGCGAAACCTACTGATGTCCAAACCATTGCCAACGCCGATGTTTTGGTGAAAAATGGTTTAGAACTCGAAGTCTTTTTAGAGGATATGATCGCTAATGCGAATAATCCCGATCTTGTGGTTATTAACACCAGTGAAGGGGTCGCAACCATTGCTTATGGAGAAGAGGACGGTCATGATCATCACGATCATTCAGATCATGATCATGACCACGATCATGATCACGACCACGATCATGGAGAAAAAACTGAAAGCCACGATCATGAAGAACACGGTCACAGCCACGATCATGGAGAATTTGACCCCCACGTTTGGCTCGATCCGAAACGCGCAATGGAACAAGTGAAAAACATCCGCGATCGCGTCATTGCCATTGATCCAGAAGGAGAAGCCATCTACACTGAAAATGCCGATGCTTATCTCGAAAAACTCAAAGCCTTGGATGAAGAGATTTCTGAGAAGCTAAGTCCTCATGCGGGAGAAACCTTTATTACCTTCCATGACTTCGCCAGCTACTTTGCTGAAAGCTACAACTTAGAATCACAATTCCTTGTTGATATCCCAGAAGAAAACCCCTCTCCTGAAGAGGTAAAGTCTGTCATTAATACCGTCAAAGCCAAAGGAATTAAAACCCTATTAAGTGAACCGCAAGCGGGAGAGAATTCTTTTTCTGCTTTAGCCAAAGACCTCGATGTCAGTATTAGCGTCTTTGATCCCATTGAAACTGGCAGTTCCGAGGCGCTGCAACCTGAATATTATCTTGAAGTGATGCGCCAAAATGTCAATAATTTAGTCACTGGGTTAAAACAGAACAATCAGTCGAGTTTGCTACCAGAAAAAAAGGGAGATGTTTCACCCGTCGCTGTAAGATTTTAG
- a CDS encoding ISAs1 family transposase, which produces MSSLISYLKQVKDWRDRSGQRHPLWWVLFIVILGLMMGNLSYRDLAAFGKNKHYYLTRLGKSPKLKSPSYSTIRRAMMGVDNNDLIQVFNQWAAQLSSPDELSNWIAIDGKSIKSTLTDTYGNKQNFASIVSWFSQDNGLVLALEKLENKKTSEIYCVREMVNNTPLSNQVLTLDAVHCQKETIKTINRSRNDYVIAVKKNQPKLYNRLEEIAHNQISDQEDIRTETSHGRQVTRTVSVFRIPETLQEIWISSQCFIKVERKGTRKNKPYHQIVYYLSSCYQTAQNFSKKIQGHWGIENQLHWVKDVIFSEDVSPVHHLQSAVNFSVLKTICLNLFRLLGFLSVTEARRWLGERLWLLPILIE; this is translated from the coding sequence ATGTCTAGTTTAATCAGTTACTTAAAACAAGTCAAGGACTGGCGCGATCGCAGTGGACAAAGACATCCCCTATGGTGGGTACTTTTCATTGTTATTCTTGGTTTAATGATGGGTAACTTAAGTTACCGAGACTTAGCTGCCTTTGGAAAAAATAAGCATTACTACCTCACTCGTTTAGGAAAATCTCCTAAGCTAAAGTCGCCATCTTATTCAACAATTAGAAGAGCCATGATGGGAGTAGATAATAATGATTTAATTCAAGTTTTTAACCAATGGGCTGCTCAATTATCTTCCCCAGATGAACTTTCTAATTGGATCGCGATTGATGGTAAAAGTATTAAGTCAACTTTAACTGATACCTACGGAAATAAGCAGAATTTTGCTTCAATTGTCTCTTGGTTTAGTCAGGACAATGGGTTAGTTTTAGCTCTAGAAAAATTAGAGAATAAAAAGACTTCAGAAATTTACTGTGTTCGAGAGATGGTGAATAACACGCCTTTATCAAATCAAGTTTTGACTCTGGATGCAGTTCACTGTCAAAAAGAAACAATTAAAACGATTAATCGCTCTCGTAATGATTATGTAATTGCGGTGAAGAAAAATCAACCGAAATTGTACAACCGTTTAGAAGAAATCGCTCATAATCAGATTTCTGATCAGGAAGATATTCGAACAGAAACGAGTCACGGACGACAAGTTACTCGAACCGTATCTGTCTTTAGAATTCCAGAAACTCTTCAAGAAATTTGGATCAGTAGTCAGTGTTTTATCAAAGTAGAAAGGAAAGGCACTCGAAAAAATAAGCCTTATCATCAAATTGTTTATTATTTAAGTAGTTGTTACCAAACGGCTCAAAATTTTAGTAAAAAGATTCAGGGACATTGGGGAATTGAGAACCAACTACATTGGGTTAAAGATGTTATTTTTTCTGAAGATGTTTCCCCGGTACACCATCTTCAGTCAGCAGTCAACTTTTCAGTATTAAAAACCATTTGTCTTAATCTTTTCAGACTATTAGGCTTTTTATCAGTTACTGAAGCCCGAAGATGGCTTGGAGAGAGGCTTTGGCTACTACCCATTTTGATAGAATGA
- a CDS encoding FAD-dependent oxidoreductase encodes MQLQNTVYPARVLSLTPLQRKFQLYLSTGETLTARRVVLAVGAGKPIIPDWAKQLSSLHLRHQLCHSSQIDLRKLSLRGEIILIVGGGLTSGHLALGATKLGATVILMARRDFQEKLFDADPGWLGPKYLKGFWAETNWYQRFQLLQTARNGGSMTPSV; translated from the coding sequence TTGCAGTTACAAAATACAGTATATCCTGCAAGGGTACTAAGTCTTACTCCCCTTCAGCGTAAATTTCAACTGTACCTATCCACAGGAGAAACTCTGACAGCGCGACGAGTGGTTTTAGCAGTGGGGGCGGGAAAACCGATTATTCCAGATTGGGCAAAACAGTTGTCATCTCTACACTTGCGTCATCAGTTGTGCCACAGTAGCCAAATTGATTTACGAAAATTAAGTCTGCGCGGTGAAATAATTTTGATTGTCGGCGGTGGGTTAACCAGTGGACATTTAGCCTTGGGTGCGACCAAGCTGGGGGCAACGGTGATTTTAATGGCAAGGCGCGATTTTCAAGAAAAACTATTTGATGCTGATCCAGGTTGGCTGGGGCCAAAATATCTCAAGGGATTTTGGGCGGAAACCAACTGGTATCAACGCTTTCAGTTATTGCAAACAGCACGAAATGGCGGGTCGATGACTCCCAGTGTGTGA
- a CDS encoding WD40 repeat domain-containing protein, translated as MRSRIAFEPRGESFLSDYISAIAWSPTGDFFAVSAASGEVALFSLNSFVPVFLQPANDYTVDCLAFSSDGQFLASAGQSGQVKIWEVSSDPPQVIATLDYPSTWIDCLAWNPVNHQLAFSLGKYSQVWDAITQEIVTTLNLETSSVLDLDWRNDGLWLAVGGYQVTQVWNTQDWDDDPELVEVSSASIAVKWSPDSRYLACGNLDQTLLVTEWGNPDPWLMQGFTGKVRQLAWSAFPNRAGAPLLAASSGNDIVVWERSKNQRIGWSSEAVSHEEQVAAMAFHPQSLRLASVGKDGWLHFWHRGQKLLQSFSPTLDGFSTLSWHPHGHHLVAGSEAGEVFLWSQTQSGRGFG; from the coding sequence ATGAGAAGTCGTATCGCATTTGAGCCCAGAGGAGAGAGTTTTTTATCAGATTATATCAGCGCGATCGCGTGGTCGCCAACAGGAGACTTTTTCGCGGTCAGTGCTGCTTCTGGAGAAGTTGCCCTTTTCAGCTTAAACTCCTTTGTCCCTGTTTTCCTACAACCCGCCAATGATTATACAGTTGATTGTCTCGCCTTCTCTAGTGATGGTCAATTTCTAGCCAGTGCGGGACAATCAGGACAGGTGAAAATCTGGGAGGTGTCTTCTGATCCTCCTCAAGTCATCGCGACCCTAGATTATCCTTCTACGTGGATTGATTGTTTAGCATGGAATCCAGTGAATCATCAGCTTGCTTTCAGCTTGGGAAAGTATAGCCAAGTTTGGGATGCAATAACTCAAGAAATTGTCACGACTCTGAATCTTGAAACCTCATCGGTGCTAGATTTAGATTGGCGCAATGATGGGTTATGGCTGGCGGTGGGAGGCTATCAGGTGACACAAGTTTGGAATACTCAAGACTGGGATGATGACCCCGAATTGGTTGAAGTTTCTTCTGCGAGTATTGCGGTCAAGTGGTCTCCTGACAGTCGCTATTTGGCTTGTGGAAACCTCGATCAGACGCTTTTGGTTACGGAATGGGGAAATCCTGATCCTTGGCTGATGCAGGGCTTTACGGGTAAAGTCCGTCAACTGGCTTGGTCTGCTTTTCCCAATCGTGCCGGTGCGCCGTTGTTAGCTGCAAGTAGTGGCAATGATATTGTAGTTTGGGAACGGAGCAAAAATCAACGCATTGGCTGGAGTAGTGAAGCGGTGAGTCATGAAGAACAAGTGGCTGCTATGGCGTTTCATCCCCAAAGTTTAAGACTCGCCTCAGTGGGGAAAGATGGTTGGCTTCACTTTTGGCATCGCGGTCAGAAGCTACTACAATCGTTTTCCCCGACCTTAGATGGATTTTCTACTCTGAGTTGGCATCCGCATGGTCATCATCTGGTTGCTGGTAGCGAAGCGGGAGAAGTTTTTCTTTGGTCGCAAACCCAAAGCGGACGTGGCTTTGGGTAA
- a CDS encoding CobW family GTP-binding protein, producing the protein MVTTQNSVPVTVLTGYLGAGKTTLLNRILTHEHGKKVAVVVNEFGEVGIDNQLVVDTDEEIFEMNNGCICCTVRGDLIRMIGNLMKRRDKFDHLVIETTGIADPAPVIQTFFMDEDVRAETNLDAVITLIDAKHIHQHWDAEEAQEQIAFADVILLNKTDLVSLTELEDLEGRIRGMNAMAKIYRTQDAQVAMDDILGVEAFNLDRALEVDPDFLGEDAHEHDETVKSVVIDETGMLDGDKLDQWVGELLRNQGPDIFRMKGILNIKGEDNRIVFQGVHMLFDGKADRPWLPNETRKNELVFIGRNLDEAALKAGFRNCLIKK; encoded by the coding sequence ATGGTTACTACTCAAAACTCTGTTCCTGTCACCGTTTTAACGGGTTATCTCGGTGCTGGCAAAACGACTCTACTGAATCGGATTCTCACCCATGAACATGGCAAAAAAGTTGCCGTCGTTGTTAATGAATTTGGAGAAGTTGGCATTGATAACCAGTTGGTGGTTGATACCGATGAAGAAATCTTTGAGATGAACAATGGCTGTATTTGCTGTACCGTGCGTGGCGATCTGATTCGGATGATTGGCAATTTGATGAAACGGCGGGATAAATTTGATCATCTGGTTATTGAAACCACAGGGATTGCTGATCCAGCCCCAGTGATTCAAACATTTTTTATGGATGAAGATGTCCGCGCAGAAACTAACTTAGATGCAGTGATTACACTGATTGATGCTAAACATATCCATCAGCATTGGGATGCGGAAGAAGCCCAAGAACAAATTGCCTTTGCTGATGTCATTTTACTGAATAAAACGGATTTAGTGAGTCTGACGGAATTGGAAGATTTAGAAGGGCGCATCCGAGGAATGAATGCCATGGCAAAGATTTATCGCACGCAGGATGCACAAGTGGCAATGGATGATATTTTAGGGGTGGAAGCATTTAACCTCGATCGCGCTTTAGAAGTCGATCCCGATTTCTTGGGGGAAGACGCGCACGAACATGATGAGACGGTCAAATCAGTGGTAATTGATGAGACGGGAATGCTCGATGGTGATAAACTAGACCAGTGGGTCGGTGAACTTCTCCGCAACCAAGGACCCGATATTTTTCGGATGAAGGGCATCTTAAATATTAAAGGGGAAGACAATCGCATTGTGTTTCAAGGGGTGCATATGTTGTTTGATGGCAAGGCAGATCGCCCTTGGCTTCCCAACGAAACCCGCAAAAATGAACTGGTTTTCATCGGACGTAACTTAGATGAAGCTGCACTCAAAGCTGGATTCCGAAACTGTTTAATTAAAAAATGA
- a CDS encoding ABC transporter permease, whose translation MGLISFIIILLLWQWAAQGYTSVILPSAIEVGIALQTLLWEGRVISAVGATVFHALTGFGLAVIAGGLSGSLAGTQRRIKQALNPIATALLGTPPIAWLVLAMVWFGLGDTNSIFTVAVTVSPILFTASAETISTLDPRLLAVAQVYQMQGKVLFQSLYLPHLLSQLLPVMVTGLGLSWRVAIMSEVLATPTGIGAELNTARANLDTAQVMAWIVITIILVLTSDTLLRQLQKRLLPWTDNSDQ comes from the coding sequence ATGGGGCTAATCTCTTTCATTATCATCCTTCTGCTGTGGCAATGGGCAGCCCAAGGCTACACCAGCGTGATTTTACCCAGCGCGATCGAAGTGGGAATCGCCCTGCAAACCCTCCTCTGGGAAGGGCGAGTGATTTCTGCTGTGGGAGCAACGGTTTTTCATGCCCTCACAGGCTTCGGACTGGCGGTTATAGCAGGAGGACTATCGGGCAGTCTTGCGGGGACACAGCGCCGAATTAAACAAGCTCTCAATCCCATTGCCACTGCCCTTTTAGGGACACCGCCCATTGCTTGGCTGGTGTTAGCGATGGTGTGGTTTGGCTTAGGGGATACCAACTCCATTTTTACGGTTGCCGTTACCGTCTCACCTATCTTATTTACAGCAAGCGCGGAAACCATCAGCACTCTCGACCCTCGCTTGTTAGCTGTAGCACAAGTTTACCAAATGCAAGGGAAAGTTTTGTTTCAATCTCTCTATCTTCCTCATCTCCTTTCTCAACTTCTTCCCGTCATGGTCACAGGATTAGGACTTTCTTGGCGGGTTGCCATCATGTCAGAAGTTTTAGCAACCCCAACAGGCATTGGTGCAGAACTCAATACGGCTCGGGCAAACCTTGATACCGCACAAGTCATGGCTTGGATTGTCATCACCATTATCTTAGTTTTAACCTCCGATACCTTGCTGAGGCAACTGCAAAAGCGTCTTCTCCCTTGGACGGATAACAGTGATCAGTGA